A single region of the Oryzias latipes chromosome 19, ASM223467v1 genome encodes:
- the itga3 gene encoding integrin alpha-3 isoform X1: MSAKLWLCAFLAVYRTQTCRGFNLDQRFPVIKEGETKGSLFGFSVALHEQTVGSRQHLLLVGAPKEKANGLKDVNETGAVYACPISTTFDDCSRMDLVTQPSSSEMVEGMWLGVTVASQKGHSAGRVLMCGHRYAKIVTGGTEEQRRMIGKCYVRSNDLTLDATDFWQTDSYEVCNPGYDMESEGQCNLGISGGIGYTDVYLGAVGSYTWQGNVHVIWRNPEPDNSWEANGKAFGELDNRNIYMGYSVLEEQKLLKQDQYTVVTGAPRFDSRGSVILGEMSQAKISLMQLIPGEQVGSYFGSSLAAADLNNDDWNDLIVGAPFYFERQNQIGGAVYIFMNENGSFQNVSTKVLKGPAYSGFGFAVAAIGDVNQDGFQDFAVGAPFQETGRVYIWMGSKKGISDKYSQMIEGKSVGDGNFQSFGYSIDGGMDMDGNSYPDMVVGSLDDRIALIRARPVIHLTKNFTVEPFIVDPNQCTDAKPCISATVCMSFTLSNGNKDFKKSIVVDYTMEAGVGELRRRVYFQDDRSTFSGSLSLSSSKSICETLNVFVKTPVRDKLDAVHFSINMSLPEQTSKARRSLQNLDSFPVLSQDQKLIHKAEIHFQKECGTDNKCSSNLQLKAQFVDEKETPYPRRDGMQIFQYNRNMRIIIGLKVDVTNLKSPGKVAEDAHQTMLSVTIPNTLKYAGVRPPTYQCNANDANDGVLCEIGNPLKAEEMTSLRLLFETSDIDLNTNLIECQLLLSTVSEQSDLKREAVGILIESTILPSFSAKALSVGTKFGGTVMGESAMVNTSDVGSLVEFTFNVDMNEQLLGDLGTLAVEFKWPFEVANGKWLLYLTKVVVKGRSETECDAGGLVNSLNLSLSHSRPQRTKRQADEDDANEKFQSQTTEPQAASKLLTLPKKESYLLDCTQGTAKCVTFSCPLLNMSKTAEIYVRSRLWNSTMLEDYSNALTVTVKGQATLWLMAKKPTIKMETQTIEFKVVIEPEEGVETPYELPLWIIISAVVAGVLLLAIIIAILWKLGFFKRALYYRIMPKHRAVKIRRAERYQFNLGFRPEEPQKKYWITNWTEMQHFYY, encoded by the exons GCTTCTTGTGGGAGCACCCAAAGAAAAAGCCAACGGACTTAAAGATGTCAATGAAACCGGAGCTGTTTATGCCTGCCCTATATCCACAACTTTTGATGACTGCTCCAGGATGGACCTAGTGACACAAC CAAGTTCATCTGAGATGGTGGAGGGAATGTGGCTTGGTGTGACGGTGGCCAGTCAGAAGGGACATTCAGCAGGCCGTGTGCTG ATGTGTGGACATCGATATGCAAAGATTGTCACGGGGGGAACAGAGGAGCAGCGGCGGATGATCGGAAAGTGTTACGTGAGGAGCAACGACCTGACATTGGATGCCACTGACTTCTGGCAGACGGATAGCTATGAGGTCTGCAACCCCGGCTATGACATGGAATCTGAGGGCCAGTGCAACCTGGGCATATCTGGAGGCATTGGGTATACCGACGTCTACCTCGGAGCTGTGGGCAGCTACACGTGGCAAG GAAACGTTCATGTCATCTGGAGGAATCCTGAACCAGATAACTCATGGGAGGCAAACGGCAAAGCTTTTGGGGAACTGGACAATCGAAATATCTACATGG GTTATTCTGTTCTTGAAGAGCAGAAACTGCTGAAGCAAGACCAATATACAGTGGTGACAGGGGCCCCGAGGTTTGATTCGAGAGGCTCTGTAATTCTCGGGGAGATGAGTCAAGCCAAGATCAGTCTGATGCAACTTATTCCTGGGGAACAAGTGGGCTCGTACTTTGGAAGCAGCCTGGCAGCTGCGGATCTCAACAATGACGA CTGGAATGATCTGATTGTGGGTGCTCCGTTCTACTTTGAACGCCAGAATCAAATAGGAGGAGCGGTGTACATTTTCATGAACGAGAATGGCTCCTTCCAGAATGTCTCCACCAAAGTTCTGAAGGGCCCCGCTTATTCAGGCTTTGGCTTTGCAGTTGCTGCCATCGGGGATGTCAATCAGGATGGATTCCAAG ACTTTGCTGTGGGAGCGCCATTCCAGGAAACGGGGAGGGTCTACATCTGGATGGGAAGTAAAAAGGGAATCTCTGATAAGTACAGCCAG ATGATTGAGGGAAAATCGGTTGGCGACGGTAATTTTCAAAGTTTTGGCTACTCcattgatggagggatggacatGGATGGCAACAGCTACCCCGACATGGTAGTCGGCTCTTTGGATGACCGCATTGCTCTGATCAG AGCACGTCCAGTAATCCACTTAACCAAAAACTTCACCGTGGAGCCTTTTATTGTGGATCCGAATCAGTGTACTGATGCTAAACCATG CATTTCAGCGACAGTATGTATGTCCTTCACACTGAGCAACGGAAACAAAGACTTCAAAAAAAGCATTg TGGTGGACTACACAATGGAGGCTGGCGTGGGAGAATTGCGAAGGCGTGTTTATTTCCAGGATGACCGTTCCACATTTTCTGGATCTTTAAGCTTGTCGTCCTCCAAATCGATCTGTGAAACcctgaatgtttttgtgaag ACACCTGTGAGGGACAAACTGGACGCTGTGCATTTTTCCATCAACATGTCGCTGCCAGAACAAACCTCAAAGGCCAGGCGCTCCCTGCAGAACTTGGACTCCTTCCCCGTTTTGAGCCAGGATCAGAAACTTATCCACAAAGCCGAG attcacTTTCAAAAGGAGTGTGGAACTGACAATAAATGTAGTAGTAACCTGCAACTCAAGGCCCAATTTGTTGATGAGAAAGAAACTCCTTATCCCAG GAGAGACGGGATGCAGATCTTTCAGTACAACAGGAACATGAGGATAATAATCGGACTGAAGGTGGATGTGACCAACTTGAAATCCCCTGGAAAGGTTGCTGAAGATGCTCACCAGACCATGCTCAGCGTCACCATCCCCAACACCCTGAAATATGCAGGCGTCAGACCTCCA ACATATCAGTGCAATGCCAACGATGCGAATGATGGAGTCCTTTGTGAGATTGGGAATCCTCTGAAAGCTGAAGAAATG ACTTCTCTGCGGCTGCTGTTTGAGACATCAGACATCGATctgaacacaaatttgatcgagTGTCAGCTGCTTCTGTCAAC CGTCAGCGAACAGTCTGACCTGAAGCGCGAGGCGGTGGGCATTCTGATCGAAAGCACCATTCTTCCCTCATTCTCTGC TAAAGCCTTGTCCGTGGGAACAAAATTTGGCGGGACGGTGATGGGCGAGTCAGCGATGGTCAACACCAGTGACGTCGGCAGTCTCGTGGAGTTCACCTTCAAT GTGGACATGAATGAACAACTGCTGGGAGACTTGGGGACGCTAGCTGTGGAGTTTAAGTGGCCCTTTGAGGTAGCAAACGGCAAGTGGCTGCTCTACCTGACGAAGGTTGTTGTCAAGGGAAGATCGGAAACGGAATGTGATGCTGGAGGACTCGTCAACAGTCTCAACCTCTCT CTGTCGCATAGCCGACCCCAGCGTACCAAACGGCAGGCTGACGAAGACGACGCTAATGAGAAGTTTCAGAGCCAGACAACCGAGCCGCAAGCTGCAAGCAAACTGCTCACGCTGCCAAAAAAAGAGTCCTACCTGCTG GATTGCACCCAGGGGACTGCAAAATGTGTGACTTTCTCCTGCCCGCTGTTGAACATGTCCAAAACAGCTGAAATCTACGTCCGCTCAAGGCTGTGGAACAGCACCATGCTTGAG GACTATTCCAATGCCCTGACAGTGACAGTTAAAGGCCAAGCCACACTCTGGCTCATGGCAAAAAAACCAACTATCAAAATGGAAACTCAGACAATAGAG TTTAAAGTGGTAATAGAGCCAGAAGAAGGGGTGGAAACGCCCTACGAGCTGCCCCTGTGGATCATCATCTCAGCGGTTGTGGCTGGAGTACTGCTGTTAGCAATCATTATTGCTATTTTATGGAAG CTTGGGTTCTTCAAGCGAGCCCTCTACTACCGGATAATGCCAAAGCATCGGGCGGTGAAGATCCGCAGAGCCGAGCGCTATCAGTTCAATCTGGGATTTCGTCCCGAGGAGCCGCAGAAAAAGTACTGGATCACCAACTGGACAGAGATGCAGCATTTTTACTACTGA
- the itga3 gene encoding integrin alpha-3 isoform X2, producing MSAKLWLCAFLAVYRTQTCRGFNLDQRFPVIKEGETKGSLFGFSVALHEQTVGSRQHLLLVGAPKEKANGLKDVNETGAVYACPISTTFDDCSRMDLVTQPSSSEMVEGMWLGVTVASQKGHSAGRVLMCGHRYAKIVTGGTEEQRRMIGKCYVRSNDLTLDATDFWQTDSYEVCNPGYDMESEGQCNLGISGGIGYTDVYLGAVGSYTWQGNVHVIWRNPEPDNSWEANGKAFGELDNRNIYMGYSVLEEQKLLKQDQYTVVTGAPRFDSRGSVILGEMSQAKISLMQLIPGEQVGSYFGSSLAAADLNNDDWNDLIVGAPFYFERQNQIGGAVYIFMNENGSFQNVSTKVLKGPAYSGFGFAVAAIGDVNQDGFQDFAVGAPFQETGRVYIWMGSKKGISDKYSQMIEGKSVGDGNFQSFGYSIDGGMDMDGNSYPDMVVGSLDDRIALIRARPVIHLTKNFTVEPFIVDPNQCTDAKPCISATVCMSFTLSNGNKDFKKSIVVDYTMEAGVGELRRRVYFQDDRSTFSGSLSLSSSKSICETLNVFVKTPVRDKLDAVHFSINMSLPEQTSKARRSLQNLDSFPVLSQDQKLIHKAEIHFQKECGTDNKCSSNLQLKAQFVDEKETPYPRRDGMQIFQYNRNMRIIIGLKVDVTNLKSPGKVAEDAHQTMLSVTIPNTLKYAGVRPPTYQCNANDANDGVLCEIGNPLKAEEMTSLRLLFETSDIDLNTNLIECQLLLSTVSEQSDLKREAVGILIESTILPSFSAKALSVGTKFGGTVMGESAMVNTSDVGSLVEFTFNVDMNEQLLGDLGTLAVEFKWPFEVANGKWLLYLTKVVVKGRSETECDAGGLVNSLNLSLSHSRPQRTKRQADEDDANEKFQSQTTEPQAASKLLTLPKKESYLLDCTQGTAKCVTFSCPLLNMSKTAEIYVRSRLWNSTMLEDYSNALTVTVKGQATLWLMAKKPTIKMETQTIEFKVVIEPEEGVETPYELPLWIIISAVVAGVLLLAIIIAILWKCGFFQRASRREMYEAKSQKAEMKIQPSETERLTDSSY from the exons GCTTCTTGTGGGAGCACCCAAAGAAAAAGCCAACGGACTTAAAGATGTCAATGAAACCGGAGCTGTTTATGCCTGCCCTATATCCACAACTTTTGATGACTGCTCCAGGATGGACCTAGTGACACAAC CAAGTTCATCTGAGATGGTGGAGGGAATGTGGCTTGGTGTGACGGTGGCCAGTCAGAAGGGACATTCAGCAGGCCGTGTGCTG ATGTGTGGACATCGATATGCAAAGATTGTCACGGGGGGAACAGAGGAGCAGCGGCGGATGATCGGAAAGTGTTACGTGAGGAGCAACGACCTGACATTGGATGCCACTGACTTCTGGCAGACGGATAGCTATGAGGTCTGCAACCCCGGCTATGACATGGAATCTGAGGGCCAGTGCAACCTGGGCATATCTGGAGGCATTGGGTATACCGACGTCTACCTCGGAGCTGTGGGCAGCTACACGTGGCAAG GAAACGTTCATGTCATCTGGAGGAATCCTGAACCAGATAACTCATGGGAGGCAAACGGCAAAGCTTTTGGGGAACTGGACAATCGAAATATCTACATGG GTTATTCTGTTCTTGAAGAGCAGAAACTGCTGAAGCAAGACCAATATACAGTGGTGACAGGGGCCCCGAGGTTTGATTCGAGAGGCTCTGTAATTCTCGGGGAGATGAGTCAAGCCAAGATCAGTCTGATGCAACTTATTCCTGGGGAACAAGTGGGCTCGTACTTTGGAAGCAGCCTGGCAGCTGCGGATCTCAACAATGACGA CTGGAATGATCTGATTGTGGGTGCTCCGTTCTACTTTGAACGCCAGAATCAAATAGGAGGAGCGGTGTACATTTTCATGAACGAGAATGGCTCCTTCCAGAATGTCTCCACCAAAGTTCTGAAGGGCCCCGCTTATTCAGGCTTTGGCTTTGCAGTTGCTGCCATCGGGGATGTCAATCAGGATGGATTCCAAG ACTTTGCTGTGGGAGCGCCATTCCAGGAAACGGGGAGGGTCTACATCTGGATGGGAAGTAAAAAGGGAATCTCTGATAAGTACAGCCAG ATGATTGAGGGAAAATCGGTTGGCGACGGTAATTTTCAAAGTTTTGGCTACTCcattgatggagggatggacatGGATGGCAACAGCTACCCCGACATGGTAGTCGGCTCTTTGGATGACCGCATTGCTCTGATCAG AGCACGTCCAGTAATCCACTTAACCAAAAACTTCACCGTGGAGCCTTTTATTGTGGATCCGAATCAGTGTACTGATGCTAAACCATG CATTTCAGCGACAGTATGTATGTCCTTCACACTGAGCAACGGAAACAAAGACTTCAAAAAAAGCATTg TGGTGGACTACACAATGGAGGCTGGCGTGGGAGAATTGCGAAGGCGTGTTTATTTCCAGGATGACCGTTCCACATTTTCTGGATCTTTAAGCTTGTCGTCCTCCAAATCGATCTGTGAAACcctgaatgtttttgtgaag ACACCTGTGAGGGACAAACTGGACGCTGTGCATTTTTCCATCAACATGTCGCTGCCAGAACAAACCTCAAAGGCCAGGCGCTCCCTGCAGAACTTGGACTCCTTCCCCGTTTTGAGCCAGGATCAGAAACTTATCCACAAAGCCGAG attcacTTTCAAAAGGAGTGTGGAACTGACAATAAATGTAGTAGTAACCTGCAACTCAAGGCCCAATTTGTTGATGAGAAAGAAACTCCTTATCCCAG GAGAGACGGGATGCAGATCTTTCAGTACAACAGGAACATGAGGATAATAATCGGACTGAAGGTGGATGTGACCAACTTGAAATCCCCTGGAAAGGTTGCTGAAGATGCTCACCAGACCATGCTCAGCGTCACCATCCCCAACACCCTGAAATATGCAGGCGTCAGACCTCCA ACATATCAGTGCAATGCCAACGATGCGAATGATGGAGTCCTTTGTGAGATTGGGAATCCTCTGAAAGCTGAAGAAATG ACTTCTCTGCGGCTGCTGTTTGAGACATCAGACATCGATctgaacacaaatttgatcgagTGTCAGCTGCTTCTGTCAAC CGTCAGCGAACAGTCTGACCTGAAGCGCGAGGCGGTGGGCATTCTGATCGAAAGCACCATTCTTCCCTCATTCTCTGC TAAAGCCTTGTCCGTGGGAACAAAATTTGGCGGGACGGTGATGGGCGAGTCAGCGATGGTCAACACCAGTGACGTCGGCAGTCTCGTGGAGTTCACCTTCAAT GTGGACATGAATGAACAACTGCTGGGAGACTTGGGGACGCTAGCTGTGGAGTTTAAGTGGCCCTTTGAGGTAGCAAACGGCAAGTGGCTGCTCTACCTGACGAAGGTTGTTGTCAAGGGAAGATCGGAAACGGAATGTGATGCTGGAGGACTCGTCAACAGTCTCAACCTCTCT CTGTCGCATAGCCGACCCCAGCGTACCAAACGGCAGGCTGACGAAGACGACGCTAATGAGAAGTTTCAGAGCCAGACAACCGAGCCGCAAGCTGCAAGCAAACTGCTCACGCTGCCAAAAAAAGAGTCCTACCTGCTG GATTGCACCCAGGGGACTGCAAAATGTGTGACTTTCTCCTGCCCGCTGTTGAACATGTCCAAAACAGCTGAAATCTACGTCCGCTCAAGGCTGTGGAACAGCACCATGCTTGAG GACTATTCCAATGCCCTGACAGTGACAGTTAAAGGCCAAGCCACACTCTGGCTCATGGCAAAAAAACCAACTATCAAAATGGAAACTCAGACAATAGAG TTTAAAGTGGTAATAGAGCCAGAAGAAGGGGTGGAAACGCCCTACGAGCTGCCCCTGTGGATCATCATCTCAGCGGTTGTGGCTGGAGTACTGCTGTTAGCAATCATTATTGCTATTTTATGGAAG TGTGGCTTCTTCCAGAGGGCCAGCAGGAGGGAGATGTATGAGGCCAAAAGCCAGAAGGCTGAGATGAAGATTCAGCCCTCTGAGACAGAGAGGCTGACCGACAGCAGCTACTAA
- the ace gene encoding angiotensin-converting enzyme, producing MAVGPVRLLWSVLLLLPVLGLSEALPADWLPGEYVNTISDAQRFLSDYNSTAEEVFYFSVSASWNYNTNLTDHNSKLQVAASLEEQAFIEAWGLKAKTVFTDEVLNTLPDPKDKKLMEKIKSLGAANLPQAEREKYNTILSTMDSIYSTAKVYPQPNVSWSLEPELTDIMATSRSYKKLLFAWDGWHNASGVPLKKLYPEFVELSNKASQADGFADTGADWRSWYESETFEQDIDNLYKTIEPLYLHLHAFVRRKLYNQYGSKYINLKGPIPAHLLGNMWAQTWNNIYDLMIPFPNKPNLDVTDEMVRQGYNATHMFRVSEEFFTSLGLLEMPTEFWEGSMIVKPDDREVVCHASAWDFYNRKDFRIKQCTTVTMEQLFTVHHEMGHIQYYLQYKDQPVGFRRGANPGFHEAIGDVLSLSVSTPKHLHTINLLESAASDTETDINYLLKMALEKIAFLPFGYLIDLWRWGVFNGRTPPEKYNSEWWYLRTKFQGICPPTKRSEEHFDPGAKYHIPGNTPYIRYFVSFILQFQFHEKLCEAAKHTGPLHTCDIYRSAEAGEILRKVLQAGSSKPWPEVLQEAIGTREMNANSLLKYFEPVIKWLEEQNVNETLGWPDFGWVPPVPEGYPEDIEKNTDELDAKRLLDEYNTTAEEVWNAYTEASWKYNTDITDANKQAMLNRSLEMSAHTLKYGLKAREYDTTDFQDPLVKRVIAKLSDIERAALPPEELEEYNTLLSNMETKYSVAEVCREDGRCHPLDPDLQKIMAESRDYNELLFAWKGWRDAAGKVLRQDYERYVELANKAAVLDGYSDNGAMWRSLYETPTFEEDLESLWMELQPLYQNVHAYVRRALYKKYGPQHINLKGPIPAHLLGNMWAQTWSGIMDFAIPYPGATQVDATPAMLAQGWNATRMFQESDRFFTSLGLLPMPEEFWEKSMLEKPSDGRQVVCHASAWDFYNRKDFRIKQCTVVTMDDLITVHHEMGHVQYFLQYKDQPVSFRDGANPGFHEAIGDVLALSVSTPKHLKSIGLLDKVEENYESDINFLMSMALDKIAFLPFGYLMDQWRWKVFDGRIPPNEYNKEWWNLRLKYQGLCPPVARTEEDFDPGAKFHIPANVPYVRYFVSFIIQFQFHKALCEAANHNGPLHTCDIYQSKEAGKLLSDVMKLGSSKPWPEAMAIITGQSKMSAQPLMQYFEPLIQWLQRENQMNGDVIGWPEYDWIPQEKFEVANKVEFLGLYLYESSASTGSWVLLGVALIFAVTTIVFVYKYKKAKKYRKSSSTLELK from the exons ATGGCTGTCGGCCCGGTCAGGTTGCTATGgtcagtgctgctgctgctgccagttTTGGGGCTCTCTGAAGCTCTTCCAGCCGACTGGCTTCCAGGAGAATATGTAAACACCATCTCTGACGCCCAGAGGTTTCTGAGTGATTACAACAGCACCGCCGAAGAGGTGTTTTACTTCAGTGTGTCTGCCAGCTGGAACTACAACACCAACTTAACAGACCACAACTCCAAGCTTCAG GTTGCAGCCTCCCTTGAAGAGCAAGCCTTCATTGAAGCCTGGGGGTTGAAGGCCAAGACTGTCTTCACTGACGAGGTTCTCAACACGCTCCCTGACCCTAAAGACAAAAAGCTGATGGAAAAGATCAAGTCATTGGGTGCTGCCAACCTTCCCCAGGCAGAACGAGAGAAG TATAACACCATTCTCAGCACTATGGACAGTATTTATTCCACAGCTAAGGTTTACCCACAGCCAAATGTAAGCTGGAGTCTGGAGCCTG agctCACTGACATCATGGCCACCTCTAGAAGCTACAAGAAGCTGCTGTTTGCTTGGGACGGTTGGCACAATGCGTCAGGTGTTCCTCTCAAAAAGCTCTATCCAGAGTTTGTGGAGCTTAGCAACAAAGCTTCTCAAGCTGATG GATTTGCAGACACTGGAGCTGACTGGCGATCCTGGTATGAGAGTGAAACCTTTGAGCAAGACATTGACAACCTTTATAAAACCATTGAGCCACTCTATCTGCACCTGCACGCCTTTGTGCGCCGCAAGCTCTACAACCAATATGGTTCCAAGTACATCAACCTGAAAGGACCAATCCCTGCACACCTGTTGG GAAACATGTGGGCTCAAACATGGAACAACATTTACGATCTGATGATCCCATTTCCCAACAAACCCAACCTGGATGTGACTGATGAAATGGTCAGACAA GGCTACAATGCTACACACATGTTTCGAGTGTCAGAGGAGTTCTTCACCTCCCTAGGGTTGCTGGAAATGCCAACAGAATTCTGGGAAGGATCCATGATTGTCAAACCTGATGATCGAGAAGTTGTGTGTCACGCATCAGCCTGGGACTTCTACAACCGCAAAGACTTCAG AATTAAACAGTGCACTACAGTGACAATGGAACAGCTTTTCACTGTACACCATGAAATGGGGCACATCCAGTACTACCTACAGTACAAGGACCAGCCAGTTGGGTTTCGGAGGGGTGCTAACCCTGGTTTTCATGAAGCCATTGGGgatgttttgtccctttctgtTTCAACACCAAAGCATCTGCACACGATTAACCTGCTGGAGTCTGCAGCCTCCGATACAG AAACTGACATCAACTACCTGCTGAAGATGGCGCtagaaaaaattgcatttcttccTTTTGGCTACCTCATTGACCTCTGGAGATGGGGTGTTTTTAATGGAAGAACTCCTCCAGAGAAGTACAATTCTGAGTGGTGGTACCTCAG AACAAAATTTCAGGGAATTTGTCCGCCAACCAAACGATCAGAGGAGCATTTTGATCCTGGGGCAAAGTACCACATTCCCGGAAACACGCCATACATCAG GTATTTTGTCAGCTTCATCCTTCAGTTCCAATTCCATGAGAAACTGTGCGAGGCAGCCAAACACACAGGTCCTTTGCATACATGTGACatctaccgctctgcagaagcggGAGAGATTTTGAG GAAAGTCCTTCAAGCTGGTTCCTCCAAACCGTGGCCTGAAGTCCTTCAGGAGGCCATAGGCACCAGGGAGATGAATGCCAACTCATTGTTGAAATACTTTGAACCTGTTATTAAGTGGCTGGAAGAACAAAACGTAAATGAGACCCTGGGATGGCCTGACTTTGGCTGGGTCCCACCTGTCCCTGAAGGATACCCTGAAGATATTG AAAAGAATACAGATGAGCTTGATGCTAAAAGACTTCTAGATGAGTATAATACCACAGCTGAGGAGGTGTGGAACGCATACACTGAAGCCAGCTGGAAATACAACACAGACATCACCGACGCCAATAAACAGGCGATG CTCAACAGAAGCCTGGAGATGTCAGCACACACTCTAAAATATGGTCTGAAGGCTCGAGAGTACGACACCACCGACTTCCAGGATCCCTTGGTCAAACGCGTCATTGCTAAACTCAGTGACATCGAAAGGGCTGCACTTCCTCCGGAAGAATTGGAAGAG TACAACACTCTTCTGTCCAACATGGAGACTAAATACAGTGTGGCTGAGGTTTGCCGAGAAGATGGGAGATGCCATCCACTAGACCCTG ACCTCCAGAAGATCATGGCAGAGTCCAGGGATTACAATGAGCTATTGTTTGCCTGGAAGGGATGGAGAGATGCTGCTGGCAAAGTACTTCGTCAGGATTATGAGAGATACGTTGAGCTGGCCAACAAAGCGGCTGTGCTTGATG GTTATTCTGATAATGGGGCTATGTGGCGGTCTCTGTATGAAACCCCGACCTTTGAGGAAGACCTGGAGTCCCTGTGGATGGAGCTGCAGCCGCTCTACCAGAATGTTCATGCCTACGTTCGAAGGGCTCTGTACAAAAAGTACGGTCCCCAGCACATCAACCTAAAGGGACCCATCCCTGCACATTTGCTGG GTAACATGTGGGCACAGACATGGTCTGGAATAATGGATTTTGCCATACCGTACCCTGGTGCCACTCAAGTTGATGCTACGCCAGCTATGTTAGCACAG gGCTGGAATGCAACCAGGATGTTTCAGGAATCAGACCGTTTTTTTACGTCTCTTGGACTGCTGCCAATGCCAGAGGAATTCTGGGAAAAATCTATGCTAGAGAAGCCATCAGATGGACGGCAGGTGGTGTGCCACGCCTCTGCTTGGGACTTCTATAACCGAAAAGACTTCAG GATAAAACAATGCACCgttgtgaccatggatgacctGATCACAGTGCACCACGAAATGGGACACGTGCAATACTTTCTTCAGTACAAAGACCAGCCAGTGTCCTTCCGTGATGGAGCCAACCCAGGTTTCCATGAGGCCATTGGTGATGTCCTCGCCCTGTCAGTGTCCACACCCAAACATTTGAAGAGCATCGGCCTCTTGGACAAAGTTGAAGAAAACTATG AAAGTGACATCAACTTTCTCATGAGCATGGCACTTGACAAGATTGCCTTCCTGCCTTTTGGCTACCTCATGGATCAGTGGAGGTGGAAGGTGTTTGATGGTCGAATCCCACCGAATGAGTATAACAAGGAGTGGTGGAACCTCAG ATTGAAGTATCAGGGACTGTGTCCACCTGTGGCTCGTACTGAGGAGGACTTTGACCCGGGTGCAAAGTTCCACATTCCTGCAAATGTGCCCTACGTCAG gtacTTTGTGAGTTTCATCATCCAGTTTCAGTTCCACAAAGCTTTATGTGAAGCCGCAAATCACAATGGGCCTCTGCATACCTGTGATATCTACCAATCCAAAGAGGCTGGAAAGCTGTTGAG tgatgtgaTGAAGCTAGGCTCTAGTAAGCCGTGGCCTGAAGCCATGGCGATCATCACCGGTCAGTCCAAAATGAGCGCCCAGCCTCTAATGCAGTATTTTGAGCCTCTCATACAATGGCTGCAGCGAGAGAACCAGATGAACGGTGATGTTATTGGATGGCCTGAGTACGACTGGATACCTCAAg AAAAATTTGAAGTGGCCAATAAAGTGGAATTCCTTGGCCTGTACCTCTACGAGTCATCTGCTTCAACGGGCAGTTGGGTCCTTCTGGGCGTTGCCCTGATCTTCGCGGTGACCACCATCGTGTTTGtgtacaaatacaaaaaggCAAAGAAGTATAGAAAGTCCTCGTCTACTTTGGAACTGAAGTAA